One Turneriella parva DSM 21527 genomic region harbors:
- a CDS encoding cyclic nucleotide-binding domain-containing protein, whose amino-acid sequence MFDLIQHGKAMPQRHLRAGDYVYRAGKAFDGNMYIVLEGEVVRLDHHEAFIVGSELGAGQFFGDVELMAESEVRLQTFKVKSLSATLAIMDKKAVKLAGGLHPQFFLNLLRSAIDNLSSAEQYLIHTIDKADK is encoded by the coding sequence ATGTTTGATCTCATTCAACACGGCAAGGCGATGCCTCAGCGCCACCTGCGCGCCGGCGACTATGTCTACCGTGCGGGTAAAGCATTCGACGGCAATATGTACATCGTGCTTGAGGGCGAAGTTGTGCGTCTCGATCACCATGAGGCATTTATCGTAGGTTCAGAACTTGGCGCTGGCCAATTCTTTGGCGACGTCGAACTCATGGCAGAATCTGAAGTTCGCCTGCAGACCTTTAAGGTGAAGTCGCTGTCGGCCACACTCGCCATCATGGATAAGAAAGCGGTCAAGCTCGCCGGCGGCCTGCATCCGCAGTTTTTCCTGAACCTCTTGCGCAGCGCCATCGACAATCTGAGCAGCGCTGAGCAATATCTGATTCACACCATCGATAAGGCAGATAAATAG
- a CDS encoding Crp/Fnr family transcriptional regulator codes for MSEAQKIQPVRLIHGKYVFREGDPSDGFMYFIFSGDIEISKSGLGTLRTLSQGHFFGEMALIRANPRSASARVLSSEAKLGRIDIKTFAWLAKTNPGFLANLIGVVAKRAARAMKKVHDHV; via the coding sequence ATGAGTGAAGCACAGAAAATACAACCGGTGCGACTTATACACGGTAAGTACGTGTTTCGAGAAGGCGACCCATCAGACGGCTTTATGTATTTCATTTTTTCTGGCGATATTGAAATTTCGAAATCTGGCCTCGGTACCCTGCGCACACTTTCTCAGGGCCACTTCTTCGGCGAAATGGCCCTCATTCGCGCCAACCCCCGCTCGGCGAGCGCGCGCGTATTGTCATCTGAAGCCAAGCTCGGGCGCATCGACATCAAAACTTTTGCGTGGCTCGCCAAAACCAACCCGGGCTTTCTCGCCAACCTGATCGGCGTCGTGGCGAAACGCGCAGCACGCGCGATGAAAAAGGTACACGACCATGTTTGA
- a CDS encoding adenylate/guanylate cyclase domain-containing protein — MQKILIVEDEVVQRTALEAYVKAWGYQVDTVDTATGAIAYLTRNEPDMVIIDLHLPDNPGMEVLKHIRDTDGPIPMPVFMTSAEDSPEIRIVCMSTGADDFLPKPLNFAELSMKIQQGFERVDYRRQIRELNLKLEREKKSLQRYFSDDLVEKILNEEVSTELGGAIIEASIMFFDIRGSTTMAEKIGPQAYAERISRLFADLMDIIFDNGGSINELLGDGILATFGCPFPKEADAANSVRAALAIESHMTQLNRKREEAGKVPYGFGIGIARGKIFAGNIGSERMIKFAVMGDSVNTAARIQDLTKDSAFNIIVDENTVTAGYPTCEKHELTTTQLRGKNEAVRLYGLRQ; from the coding sequence GTGCAGAAGATTCTCATCGTTGAAGACGAGGTCGTGCAGCGAACTGCACTCGAAGCATATGTTAAAGCCTGGGGATACCAGGTCGACACGGTAGATACCGCAACCGGCGCCATCGCCTACCTCACGCGAAATGAACCCGACATGGTGATTATCGACCTGCACCTGCCAGACAACCCCGGCATGGAAGTTCTGAAACACATCAGAGATACCGACGGGCCGATACCGATGCCGGTTTTCATGACTTCGGCAGAAGATTCGCCCGAGATTCGCATCGTCTGCATGTCGACCGGCGCCGACGACTTCTTGCCGAAGCCGCTGAATTTCGCCGAGCTCTCGATGAAAATACAGCAGGGCTTCGAGCGCGTCGATTACCGCCGGCAGATTCGTGAACTCAACCTGAAGCTTGAGCGCGAGAAAAAAAGTCTGCAGCGCTATTTTTCTGACGACCTTGTCGAAAAAATTCTGAACGAAGAGGTTTCTACCGAACTCGGTGGAGCGATCATAGAAGCGTCGATCATGTTTTTCGATATTCGCGGTTCGACGACAATGGCTGAAAAGATCGGCCCGCAGGCATACGCCGAACGCATCTCGCGCCTGTTCGCCGACCTCATGGACATCATCTTTGACAACGGCGGGTCGATTAACGAACTACTCGGTGACGGTATTCTCGCCACGTTTGGCTGCCCTTTCCCGAAAGAGGCCGATGCGGCTAACTCGGTGCGCGCAGCTCTCGCCATCGAAAGCCACATGACACAGCTCAACCGCAAGCGCGAAGAAGCGGGCAAGGTACCTTATGGTTTCGGCATCGGTATTGCCCGAGGTAAAATATTCGCCGGCAACATCGGCTCAGAACGCATGATCAAATTTGCCGTCATGGGTGATTCGGTGAATACCGCAGCGCGCATTCAAGACCTGACAAAAGATTCGGCGTTCAACATTATCGTCGACGAAAACACCGTGACGGCGGGATATCCTACCTGCGAAAAACATGAACTGACCACGACGCAGCTTCGTGGCAAGAACGAAGCTGTCAGACTCTACGGACTCAGACAATGA
- a CDS encoding HDOD domain-containing protein, translating into MQEIAIPPLPAIVAQVIQFDANNPKNGAADLEKIVVPDRAISAELLRISNSAFYGRSGKVKVLRDALAVLGIKATKNLVIYLSTKTMAANYKSDTFRRYLTQYPIFAALVAQNVAFETRLKSQADECFLAALLHSIGMNIIAMERQGHYSDMIAACEKNNWSLIQLEKQSYGITHTEVGKKAALHWKLPDIYQSLMEISHDSAPATITDDLAKLTFIAAVSASQLLAMAVKDTAVAAARQFYQGLGGAGDVIARHASAEAMAKLKTHPFAQLAMA; encoded by the coding sequence ATGCAAGAGATCGCGATACCACCTCTGCCTGCCATCGTTGCTCAGGTGATACAGTTCGACGCGAATAATCCGAAAAACGGCGCGGCTGATCTCGAGAAAATCGTCGTGCCCGACAGAGCGATCAGCGCCGAACTCTTGCGCATTTCGAACTCCGCGTTTTACGGGCGCTCTGGCAAGGTCAAGGTTTTGCGCGACGCGCTCGCGGTGCTCGGCATAAAGGCGACGAAGAATCTGGTTATCTACCTCAGCACCAAGACGATGGCCGCCAACTACAAGAGCGATACTTTCAGGCGCTACCTGACGCAATACCCGATTTTCGCCGCGCTCGTTGCGCAGAACGTTGCATTTGAAACCCGTCTGAAGTCGCAGGCCGACGAATGCTTTCTCGCGGCGCTATTGCACAGCATCGGCATGAACATCATCGCCATGGAGAGGCAGGGGCATTACAGCGACATGATTGCCGCGTGTGAAAAAAACAACTGGAGCCTCATTCAGCTAGAGAAGCAGTCTTATGGCATAACACATACCGAAGTCGGCAAAAAAGCAGCGCTGCACTGGAAATTGCCAGACATCTACCAGTCGCTGATGGAAATTTCACACGACAGTGCCCCCGCGACCATCACCGACGACCTGGCTAAGCTGACCTTTATCGCTGCCGTCTCGGCGTCGCAGCTCTTGGCAATGGCTGTGAAAGACACCGCCGTCGCCGCGGCACGGCAGTTCTATCAAGGGCTCGGGGGCGCCGGCGACGTCATTGCCAGACATGCGTCAGCCGAAGCAATGGCTAAACTGAAAACGCACCCGTTCGCGCAGCTGGCGATGGCGTAA
- a CDS encoding SulP family inorganic anion transporter, with protein sequence MPQNQAMTRSLLPDLTASFVVFLVALPLCLGIALASGAPLFAGIVSGVVGGVIIGALSGSALGVSGPAAGLTVIVFGGIAALGWQPFLLATLIAGCIQILAGILRLGTLSYFFPSSVIKGMLSAIGVIIIIKQLPHALGIAGVQNLFQGGFAEALKRIHPGTLLIALSGAALYILIPKLRASKTRFGALLQPSLIVVLAGIALAAFFREISALTLDQASQYVKVPVTDNPKELLVHLTLPDFSQIGNAKVWVIALTIAAVASLETLLSLEATDKLDPKRRISPPNRELFAQGVGNVVCGLAGGLPCTQVIVRSTANMNAGAQSKRSAVFHGLLLLIAVAMIPVALNMIPLSALAVVLIFVGIKLNDLKLYRSIMARGPEEYVPFLATLAAVVATDLLTGVGIGLAVTLVIILFRTFKVAHTMSESEYRGKKRFTIRLSEEMSFLNRGGLVKTFANIPDGAQVEIDGTLCRYMAEDIKDAILDFTIEAQHRGIAVKLDGINLPDSAMPH encoded by the coding sequence ATGCCACAAAACCAAGCCATGACACGTAGCCTGCTGCCCGACCTGACAGCATCGTTCGTGGTCTTTCTGGTGGCGCTGCCGCTCTGCCTGGGCATTGCGCTCGCCTCTGGTGCACCACTTTTCGCGGGCATTGTTTCCGGAGTCGTCGGTGGAGTTATCATCGGTGCGCTCAGCGGGTCGGCCCTCGGGGTCAGTGGCCCTGCTGCGGGGCTGACGGTTATCGTATTCGGCGGCATAGCGGCCCTCGGTTGGCAACCATTCTTGCTCGCCACGCTGATCGCCGGGTGTATACAGATACTGGCTGGCATCTTGCGCCTCGGCACCCTCTCGTATTTTTTTCCCTCGTCGGTTATCAAGGGTATGCTCTCGGCGATTGGCGTGATCATCATCATCAAGCAGCTGCCGCATGCATTGGGTATTGCCGGTGTGCAAAACCTGTTTCAAGGCGGATTCGCCGAAGCGCTCAAACGCATACACCCTGGCACGCTGCTGATTGCCCTCAGCGGCGCGGCCTTGTATATTCTTATACCAAAACTGCGCGCAAGCAAAACACGGTTCGGCGCCCTTTTACAGCCATCACTGATCGTTGTACTTGCCGGCATCGCACTCGCAGCCTTCTTTCGGGAAATCTCTGCGCTCACGCTCGACCAAGCGTCGCAGTACGTCAAAGTGCCCGTGACCGACAACCCCAAAGAACTGCTGGTGCACCTCACGCTGCCCGACTTTTCACAAATCGGCAATGCCAAAGTCTGGGTCATTGCCCTGACCATCGCGGCCGTTGCAAGCCTCGAGACATTGCTGAGTCTCGAAGCCACAGATAAACTCGACCCTAAAAGGCGGATATCCCCCCCAAACCGTGAACTTTTTGCCCAGGGAGTCGGTAACGTGGTCTGCGGCCTCGCGGGCGGCTTACCCTGCACGCAGGTTATAGTCAGAAGCACCGCCAATATGAACGCAGGAGCCCAATCAAAACGCAGCGCCGTCTTTCATGGCTTGCTACTTTTGATTGCTGTGGCGATGATTCCCGTGGCACTGAATATGATTCCGCTATCGGCCCTGGCGGTTGTCTTGATTTTTGTGGGCATCAAGCTCAACGACCTGAAGCTCTACCGGTCGATAATGGCGCGTGGCCCTGAGGAGTATGTGCCTTTTCTGGCCACGCTCGCGGCGGTAGTCGCCACCGATCTGCTGACCGGGGTCGGCATCGGCCTTGCAGTGACCTTGGTCATCATTCTGTTTCGGACCTTCAAGGTTGCCCATACAATGAGCGAGAGCGAATACCGGGGTAAGAAGCGCTTCACTATTAGGCTCTCAGAAGAGATGAGTTTTCTCAACCGTGGCGGACTCGTGAAAACTTTTGCAAATATTCCAGACGGTGCCCAAGTCGAAATTGACGGTACGCTATGCCGCTATATGGCAGAAGATATAAAAGATGCAATTCTCGACTTTACTATAGAAGCACAGCACAGAGGCATCGCCGTCAAGCTCGATGGCATAAACCTACCCGATAGCGCAATGCCGCATTGA
- a CDS encoding cation diffusion facilitator family transporter yields the protein MQTARIKFGALVSLSVSTLLLIVKFIAYYLTHSQAIFSDALESIVNVVAASLALFVIYISSKPADRNHPYGHGKAEYFSSTVEGALISFAAVMIGIESVNALVSGQSISRLDTGLALIVAAGVANALLGLYLVNIGKKSQSAALVASGKHVLSDSYTSAAVIVGLGAVKFTGIREFDAVAALAVAAVLAFTGFRLVRDSVHALMDAEDTALVDRIAKAFTENRQPGIIRIHHTRVIRAGKYHHIDAHVVVPEFWSVSTAHEQTAQFEADVMQNHDHQGEIHFHIDPCRRVYCHACDLEDCKIRREPFAALIPFSFAELTSPTEPEELQHPPPPANLV from the coding sequence ATGCAGACAGCACGAATCAAATTTGGGGCCCTGGTGTCGCTTTCTGTCAGCACTCTGTTGCTCATTGTCAAATTCATCGCGTATTACCTTACCCATTCGCAGGCAATTTTCTCTGATGCGCTCGAAAGCATCGTCAACGTGGTTGCGGCGAGCCTCGCCCTTTTTGTCATCTACATCAGCTCAAAACCTGCCGATCGAAATCACCCCTACGGGCACGGCAAGGCAGAATATTTCAGCTCAACGGTCGAAGGTGCGCTCATTTCATTTGCCGCCGTCATGATCGGCATCGAAAGCGTGAATGCCCTAGTTTCGGGGCAGAGCATCTCTCGCCTTGACACCGGGCTCGCCCTCATCGTTGCTGCGGGCGTCGCCAACGCGCTGCTCGGCCTCTACCTTGTGAATATCGGCAAGAAGAGCCAATCGGCGGCCCTCGTCGCGAGCGGCAAACATGTGCTTTCTGATTCTTACACGAGCGCGGCGGTGATTGTGGGGCTCGGTGCCGTGAAGTTCACGGGCATCAGGGAATTCGATGCGGTCGCGGCCCTGGCTGTCGCCGCAGTTCTGGCATTCACGGGTTTCAGGCTCGTGCGCGATTCAGTGCATGCCCTTATGGATGCCGAAGATACGGCCCTCGTCGATCGTATCGCGAAGGCATTCACCGAGAACCGCCAGCCTGGCATCATTCGAATTCACCACACCCGCGTCATTCGCGCAGGTAAATACCACCATATCGATGCGCACGTCGTGGTACCAGAATTCTGGAGCGTTTCGACGGCGCATGAACAGACGGCGCAGTTCGAAGCCGACGTGATGCAAAACCATGACCACCAGGGCGAAATTCATTTTCACATCGATCCGTGCCGGCGCGTCTATTGCCATGCCTGCGATCTTGAGGATTGCAAAATCAGGCGCGAGCCTTTTGCCGCTCTGATTCCTTTTAGCTTTGCCGAACTGACTTCACCCACCGAGCCCGAAGAACTGCAGCACCCGCCGCCGCCTGCTAATCTGGTTTAA
- a CDS encoding YaeQ family protein — protein sequence MAIKSTIFKADLQVTDTDRDYYEQHKLTLARHPSETDERMMVRLLVFGMHADPALELAGGVSTEDTPALWRKNLSGEILDWIDIGHPDEKRIRKACARARNVFIYSYGLGRSKPWWQSIQNDLGRFDNLSVLFLPDGQIKNLAQLAERTMQLYCTIQDSEITFADGQTELTVTPEIWLKPD from the coding sequence GTGGCGATCAAATCGACAATCTTCAAAGCCGACCTGCAGGTAACCGATACAGACCGCGACTATTATGAGCAGCATAAGCTGACGCTCGCGCGGCACCCGTCAGAGACCGACGAGCGCATGATGGTGCGGCTGCTGGTCTTTGGTATGCACGCCGACCCCGCGCTGGAGCTTGCAGGGGGCGTGAGCACCGAAGACACCCCGGCGCTCTGGCGCAAGAATTTATCGGGCGAAATTCTCGATTGGATAGACATTGGCCACCCCGATGAGAAGCGAATTCGCAAAGCCTGCGCACGGGCACGAAACGTCTTCATCTACTCATACGGGCTCGGTCGTTCGAAGCCCTGGTGGCAGTCGATACAGAACGACCTCGGGCGGTTTGACAACCTGAGCGTGCTGTTTCTGCCCGACGGGCAAATCAAGAATCTGGCACAACTGGCAGAGCGCACCATGCAGCTCTATTGCACAATACAAGACAGCGAAATTACCTTTGCAGACGGGCAAACCGAGCTCACGGTCACGCCCGAAATCTGGCTTAAACCAGATTAG
- a CDS encoding Crp/Fnr family transcriptional regulator, translating into MGLRATEARNDFWAALPTAVAAELRMACGKVQFTKGEAVFREQEPYRGVFLLESGCYQWHMTGEDGTEGVIKIYGPGELAGVPPLFDTSNDVRYIATLTALQPGRALFWPAQRFLRVLQKDPEWMFIFSGYVMRTLKEVAISKATNSSLPVKSRLENYLHQIGARADWVALPMRKHQIARALNTSAESISRALACMLKEGRLRESDGRYLLVKVNTTKAN; encoded by the coding sequence ATGGGTTTAAGAGCTACTGAAGCCCGCAATGATTTTTGGGCGGCACTGCCAACGGCAGTCGCGGCAGAACTTCGCATGGCCTGCGGCAAGGTGCAGTTTACCAAAGGCGAGGCCGTATTTCGCGAACAAGAGCCCTACCGTGGTGTCTTTCTTCTTGAATCTGGCTGTTATCAGTGGCACATGACAGGTGAAGACGGAACCGAAGGCGTGATCAAAATATACGGTCCCGGCGAACTTGCGGGTGTGCCTCCCCTCTTCGATACGTCAAATGACGTGCGCTACATCGCCACGCTGACTGCGCTGCAACCGGGGCGGGCTCTGTTCTGGCCTGCGCAGCGCTTTTTGCGCGTGTTGCAGAAAGACCCCGAATGGATGTTCATCTTCTCAGGTTATGTCATGCGTACGCTAAAAGAGGTGGCAATTTCAAAGGCGACAAATTCTTCGCTGCCGGTTAAATCGCGGCTTGAAAACTATCTGCACCAGATCGGTGCCAGAGCTGATTGGGTCGCGTTACCGATGCGAAAGCACCAGATCGCCCGGGCTTTGAACACCTCGGCTGAATCGATCAGCCGGGCGCTCGCGTGTATGCTGAAAGAAGGTCGGCTCAGAGAATCGGACGGCCGCTACCTTCTGGTTAAGGTCAACACGACGAAAGCCAATTGA
- a CDS encoding CopD family protein translates to MNYPFVLAVHLLCATIWTGGHIVLFSAVLLPALKSRDHTRITDFEKYFERVGVPALLLLILTGIWLAYQQVPDISLWFSLNSAGSRTIATKLVLLALTLGLALHARLRIIPGLTAASLGNLAIHITLVTVISILFALTGLLHRFGGIWR, encoded by the coding sequence GTGAACTATCCATTCGTGCTTGCCGTGCATCTGCTCTGCGCGACAATCTGGACAGGCGGCCACATCGTGCTGTTCAGCGCCGTGCTTCTGCCGGCGCTGAAATCGCGTGACCATACGCGCATTACCGATTTCGAAAAGTATTTTGAACGAGTGGGAGTACCAGCTTTGCTGCTACTTATACTCACCGGTATTTGGCTCGCGTACCAACAGGTTCCCGATATTTCTCTCTGGTTTTCCCTGAATTCGGCAGGCTCTCGCACGATAGCGACCAAGTTGGTTCTTCTCGCTCTGACTTTGGGTCTCGCACTGCACGCCCGACTGCGCATTATCCCTGGGCTGACCGCAGCCTCACTCGGCAATCTGGCGATTCATATCACCCTCGTTACTGTAATTTCGATACTATTTGCCCTAACGGGCCTGTTGCACCGTTTTGGCGGCATTTGGCGCTGA
- a CDS encoding bacteriohemerythrin, translating into MPEWRSEYSVGVPEIDAQHQHLFALAATLAESVRSSSGQANLKAVLDELVCYANEHFAFEEVIMEKINYEHLMYHQKMHEFMRTRINLLSAQLDKGLLTENELAEFMETWLTEHIIMEDMRYIAAVAKQETGKGKP; encoded by the coding sequence ATGCCTGAATGGCGCTCTGAATACTCGGTCGGGGTTCCTGAAATTGACGCGCAGCACCAACATCTCTTCGCTCTCGCGGCAACACTTGCAGAATCTGTACGCAGTAGTTCAGGCCAGGCCAACCTTAAAGCCGTGCTCGACGAGTTGGTTTGTTATGCCAACGAACATTTCGCGTTCGAAGAAGTCATCATGGAAAAGATCAACTACGAACACCTGATGTACCATCAGAAGATGCATGAGTTCATGCGAACCCGCATCAACCTGTTGAGCGCCCAACTCGATAAGGGCCTCTTAACAGAAAACGAACTCGCCGAGTTCATGGAAACCTGGCTGACCGAACACATTATCATGGAAGACATGCGCTACATCGCCGCGGTCGCAAAACAAGAAACCGGGAAGGGCAAACCGTGA
- a CDS encoding bacteriohemerythrin — protein METLEWNADYATGIPEIDAQHSYLFELTNRFIRGILGQSEMIPLPQLLSELSAYARRHFSYEELLMQRAGYAHLEEHRQSHDRLSDRILQYSSEVEAGRLDPRDLAEFLRNWLKLHILRDDMRYIPALTSKGGNHGNA, from the coding sequence ATGGAAACACTCGAATGGAACGCAGACTATGCAACGGGAATTCCAGAAATTGACGCACAGCACAGTTACCTTTTTGAATTGACCAACCGCTTCATTCGCGGCATTCTCGGCCAGAGCGAAATGATCCCGTTACCGCAGCTTCTGAGCGAGCTCTCAGCTTACGCCCGCAGGCACTTTTCGTACGAAGAGCTTTTGATGCAGCGGGCAGGCTACGCTCACTTAGAAGAACACCGCCAATCACACGATAGGTTGAGCGACCGAATTTTGCAGTATAGCAGTGAAGTTGAGGCGGGTCGGTTAGACCCGCGTGACTTGGCAGAGTTCTTACGCAATTGGCTGAAATTGCATATACTCAGAGATGACATGCGCTACATTCCGGCGCTTACCTCCAAAGGGGGAAACCATGGAAATGCCTGA
- a CDS encoding NnrS family protein, with the protein MIAIKGDPGKSAYTASMFDLPVFATAFRVFFLATGLHALFVISVWLTKLSGSDILPTAIAATHWHSYEMVFGFSRAAILGFLFTAGQNWCGQQMLTKGPLALVFAGWLAGRLAWFLPAPLLIAAVAMDVLASAYALTRMRPLLQPAQKHNHKVVYLYALFVAAQAATAVALIWSQGNLPAQHLIHVSLLLIMAFIVVIAGRILPFFTSIAIPEAKPKISQRLENAIFSATLATVAVYALLPLHDVLRYIAAAGLLLLAGLNSVRWVGWNPVASVRRPILAILFSGYLWLLLGLVMLAAALAGGAALSPAWHVLGIGAAAIFIFGMMTRVALGHTGRKIHAGIPVNIAYVLIHGALFIRVGLVFAGMPLTAYTWSGLFWLAAFFIFSLMYANVLWQPRVDGKPG; encoded by the coding sequence TTGATCGCGATCAAGGGCGACCCCGGTAAATCTGCGTACACTGCCAGTATGTTCGATCTACCGGTATTCGCTACCGCGTTTCGCGTGTTCTTTCTCGCGACCGGGCTACATGCGCTTTTCGTTATTTCTGTCTGGCTGACAAAACTCTCAGGCTCTGACATTCTGCCAACGGCAATCGCCGCAACGCATTGGCATAGCTACGAAATGGTCTTCGGCTTCAGCCGAGCAGCTATTCTGGGCTTTTTATTCACAGCGGGGCAAAACTGGTGTGGGCAGCAAATGCTCACAAAAGGCCCGCTCGCCCTGGTCTTTGCCGGCTGGCTGGCTGGTAGGCTCGCCTGGTTCTTGCCTGCGCCTCTGCTCATCGCCGCCGTGGCCATGGACGTTCTGGCATCGGCTTACGCGTTAACGCGAATGCGCCCGCTGCTGCAGCCAGCGCAGAAGCACAATCACAAGGTTGTTTATCTGTATGCTTTGTTTGTCGCTGCGCAGGCAGCGACGGCTGTAGCGTTGATCTGGTCTCAAGGTAATCTACCGGCGCAACACCTGATACACGTTTCGCTACTGCTCATTATGGCCTTCATTGTAGTTATCGCCGGGCGAATTCTTCCTTTTTTTACTTCGATCGCAATCCCCGAGGCGAAGCCCAAAATTTCGCAGCGTCTCGAAAATGCCATTTTTTCTGCCACGCTCGCCACGGTGGCGGTCTACGCTCTGCTGCCACTGCACGACGTGCTGCGGTACATTGCCGCGGCCGGGCTGCTACTTCTTGCCGGTCTGAATTCAGTACGCTGGGTTGGGTGGAACCCGGTCGCGTCAGTGCGACGGCCGATTCTCGCCATTTTGTTCTCGGGCTATCTGTGGCTTTTGCTGGGTCTTGTGATGCTGGCGGCAGCGCTCGCGGGTGGCGCTGCGCTTTCGCCTGCCTGGCATGTACTGGGTATAGGTGCAGCAGCCATTTTCATATTTGGCATGATGACCCGGGTCGCGCTGGGCCATACGGGTCGAAAGATTCATGCCGGCATACCGGTCAATATTGCCTACGTTCTGATTCATGGCGCACTCTTCATTCGGGTGGGTTTAGTATTTGCGGGCATGCCGCTTACCGCCTATACCTGGTCTGGCCTCTTTTGGTTGGCCGCCTTTTTCATCTTTTCATTAATGTATGCAAATGTGCTGTGGCAACCCCGCGTCGACGGCAAACCCGGCTAA
- a CDS encoding SCO family protein: MKTIISLIAAVACATAAIGCKKEEDPHAHHKMEAGKLSGASLYQFHDMFTDQNGKQMMLHQLQGKYVVVAMFYATCTAICPRIAAEMLRLEKSLSARQRANTRFLMISFDHERDNPANLRKFIEKMRLTDSFVLLTGKPEPIREVAAALGVNYKKQPAAEPGTSNYEYAHSSVFSLLSPQGEIVLQHAGLSVSVENFREKIRDY, encoded by the coding sequence ATGAAAACGATTATTTCGCTCATCGCAGCAGTCGCTTGCGCAACTGCTGCGATTGGCTGCAAAAAAGAAGAAGATCCGCATGCCCACCACAAGATGGAGGCAGGCAAACTCTCCGGAGCTTCGCTGTACCAGTTTCATGATATGTTCACTGACCAGAACGGCAAGCAGATGATGCTGCACCAGTTGCAGGGAAAATACGTCGTCGTGGCAATGTTCTACGCAACCTGCACCGCAATCTGCCCCCGCATTGCGGCAGAAATGCTGAGACTCGAAAAGAGCCTTTCTGCCAGGCAGCGGGCCAATACCCGATTTCTGATGATTTCATTCGATCATGAAAGGGATAATCCGGCTAACCTTCGAAAATTCATCGAAAAGATGCGGCTCACCGATTCCTTTGTTTTGCTGACCGGCAAGCCAGAACCCATTCGTGAAGTCGCGGCCGCGCTCGGGGTAAACTACAAGAAACAGCCTGCGGCGGAGCCAGGCACCAGCAACTATGAATACGCACATTCTTCGGTATTTTCGCTGTTGTCACCGCAGGGCGAGATCGTTCTGCAGCACGCGGGGCTCAGCGTTAGCGTAGAAAATTTTCGGGAAAAAATCCGCGATTATTGA
- a CDS encoding formylglycine-generating enzyme family protein has translation MVRIPTGTFRPFDLRKEEKAVRVKSFQLDRFPVSVADFAAFVAANPAWSKANTAPIKADQGYLKTVNLAVPSAHTVMTQVSWYAARAYCAAQGKRLPTLYEWEFAATYNKWDQQSEVNAKILAWFGKPNDQLNGGLIGSGLVSPQGVNDLHGLIWEWVDDFNSSTVTGDSRSDTDTESNLFCGATALSGNDLRNYATYMRYGMRSSLKGNYTGNNLGFRCAKDK, from the coding sequence ATGGTGCGTATCCCGACAGGCACCTTTCGGCCCTTTGACCTTCGCAAAGAAGAAAAGGCCGTCAGGGTCAAATCGTTTCAGCTCGATCGTTTTCCTGTGAGTGTCGCCGATTTTGCCGCTTTTGTCGCTGCCAACCCGGCGTGGTCAAAGGCGAATACGGCACCGATCAAAGCTGATCAGGGTTATCTCAAGACCGTCAATCTCGCTGTACCCTCGGCGCATACCGTCATGACCCAGGTGTCGTGGTATGCCGCCAGGGCCTATTGCGCCGCGCAGGGCAAACGCCTGCCGACGCTCTACGAATGGGAATTCGCCGCGACCTACAACAAATGGGACCAGCAGAGCGAAGTGAACGCAAAAATTCTCGCATGGTTTGGCAAACCCAACGACCAGTTGAACGGGGGGCTCATAGGTTCGGGGCTCGTCAGCCCCCAGGGTGTAAACGATCTGCACGGTCTCATCTGGGAATGGGTCGACGATTTCAACTCTTCCACCGTGACGGGTGATTCGCGCTCCGATACCGATACCGAATCCAATCTATTTTGCGGAGCCACAGCCCTGTCGGGCAATGACTTGCGCAATTATGCAACCTACATGCGCTATGGAATGCGCAGCTCTCTAAAAGGAAATTACACCGGCAATAACCTCGGCTTCCGGTGTGCCAAGGATAAATAA